Genomic segment of Candidatus Chlorohelix allophototropha:
CTGTCTCTAGTTCGTATTCAAGATTGCTATAGCCTATCGCAACCTTATTCACTGCTGCCACAGCCTCAATGCTTAAAGGAGCGCGACCTATATTCGTATGTACAATTACTCCGGTAGCGTTTATAACTTCGCGCAAATTCCCGTTACTGATAGTTTTTGCCAAACTTTCGATTTCATCCAACAATTGCTGCGAACTGAGCGGTGCCACGCCCTGTCGGATATTCTGCCGTGCTAAATCCAGCCTTTCACGCGCTATAGCGGTTATAAAGTCGCGTGGCAAGCCCTCTACTTCCATCAACCTTTGTAAAGGCGCTGAAGTTAATAGCTTGTCAATTGCAGGTAGCAAACGATAGGGATTAGAAGGCTCATTTGGTGTATCAGGCATGTATTAATCAAAATTTAAGTTAATGTATTCTCACAATAATTGCGCAGGTATCCTAAAAATGCTACACTCAACTAGAGAAGAAGTCAATCCTATATTTAAAAAAGAAAAGGCAGTAAGCGATGGCAAATACCGTAGAAAAAGATAAAAAAGAACAGGCAACCACCACCGTTAGACCACGCTCATCCCGTCCTGATTCTACCGGTGCAAGGTTGGCACGTTTTGCATTGGGTTCTATTTTTGGTCTTGCCTTTTTGCTTGGTTGCTATATTATGCTTGCTACCGCACTACGTGGACCCGATACCATTACAATGGATGGCGTAACTCAAAAAGCAGGCTTGATTCCTAACCAGAAATTGCCCACCGAAGAACTGAAAGAAAACGATATCGCACCCGACTTTGCACTCTCACAATTGGGTGGTAACCCGGTACAGCTAAGCAAATTTCGAGGCAAGGTTGTTTTCGTGAATTTTTGGGCTTCTTGGTGTATTCCTTGTCAAGATGAAATGAAGGATATTAACGATTTTTACAAACTACATAAAAATGATAGCTCGGTAGCCGTTTTAACCGTAAACCAGAAGGAAGACGATAGCACTATCAAATCGTTCTTTAAGGACAATGGTGGTGTCACTGTTCCCGTGTTACTCGATAAGAATAGTGAGGTAGCTGGCGGTTATTTCGTGACAAAATTCCCAGAGTCATACTTTCTTGATAAGAACGGTAAAATTGTAGCGATTAAGCGCGGACAGCTAAGCGCCGCCGAGATAAAAGACTTTTACCAAAAAGCGTTAGCCAGTGGTATTTAAGTATTATGCCCGCATCGCAATTTCAAAACAGGCAAAATAATATCAAGCCCGATCCTGAAAAACTGGCTTATATTCAGGATGATATACCGGAGTGGCGGCAACATCTTTCCGAGAACACTATTAACGGTTTTACAGGGTTTCTGCGCTTTATGTCGCAGCGCTGGCTAACTGTGCTTAACACTTTTAATATTGGGATGGTCGGTTTAGCTTTGGCAGTACCGCTTGCTGAGCAGCAGGGTTGGCGTTGGTTGAGCGTTCCGGTTAATGGACTATGCAACCTGTTATGTGTACAAGAACCATCCCACTCTTTCTTCATTGAAGGGCATCAAATGGGCTTATGCCAGCGGTGTTTGGCAATCTATGCCTTGTTGGGGTTGACCGGGCTACTATTCCATATCATCAGAAACCGTTTGCAGCCACTTAAGCTGTGGCAATATGGCATTTTTTCCCTACCAATGCTGATAGATGCTTTTACCCAGTTATTTGGCTGGCGGCAAAGCGCATGGGAATTGCGTTTGCTAACCGGAGGTCTATTCGCTATCGGCACTGTTTGGTATATTTATCCTCAGATTGAAATTGGTATGCGCCGCATGAAAGCGCGTTTCAATGCTAGGCTGTTGGAAACGAGGGCTTAACCACGTTGCGTTATCTGCACGTACTTCCACGTTACTACCCCTTTATTGGCGGCTCAGAAGTTTATATCCAGCAAATAGTTGAGCGTCTGGTTGAGCGCGAACCCAGCGCGGAGGTTTCTATATATACTACCGATGCCTGGGATCTTGAACACTTCTGGAGCAGCGGTAAGCGTACCATCGGGCGACCTTCCCACGAAGTAATTAATGGTGTGGAAGTTGAACGCTTCAAAGTACGAAGAGTACCGATTATATCCCCTCTATTCTTTCCGGTTTGGCGTAGGTTGCTTACAATGTTGAGCGCGTCGCCGATACCTTCCGGTGTTGCCGTTCCATTGCTGCAACAAGCCTGCCGAATGACCCCGCTGATACCATCGCTAGGTCACGCTCTCCGGCAAGCTAATTATGACCTTGTGCATGCCGTGAACGCGCCCTTCGACAGTATAATTTACGATTCATGGCAAAATGTGAAGCGTACCGGAGCGGCTTTTGTGTTTACGCCGCATGTACATTTAGGAGAACCAAAAAACCCGCAGGTACGCAAATATTACACTATGCGCCACCAAATGCACTGGATGAACCAAGCTGATGCGGTAATTACCATGACTTTTCTTGAACGTGATTATGTGGTCAGTCTTGGCGTGCCGGGCGAAAAGGTGCATATTGTTGGACCGGGAATAGAACCGACCACCATAATGGGCGGTAATGGTCAGGCATTTCGGCAAAAACATAGTATTGAAACGCCCATTGTTTTTTATCAGGGTACTGCTGCCTTTGACAAGGGAACGGTGCATCTGGTACAGGCAATGCAATTGCTCTGGAAAGAAAAGAAAACTGAAGCCACGCTGGTTATTGCGGGACCGGTGATGAGCCATTTCCAAAAGTTTTATGATGAATTATCCACTGAAGATAAAGCGCGCACCAAAGTATTGGGCTTTATATCCCCGGAAGAAAAGCGTGATTTGTTCGCAGCGGGTGATGTTTTTGCTATGCCAAGCCGCACCGATAGCTTTGGAATTGTTTATTTGGAAGCATGGCTAAACGGTAAGCCGGTGGTGGGAGCGGCTGCGGGTGGCGTTCCCGGTCTGGTAAGCCATCAGCAAGATGGGTTGCTGGAGGAATTTGGAGACATCCCGGCAATCGCCAACAGCATTTTAACCTTATTGGAAGATTCAAGCTTAGCCGCAAAGTTGGCGGCGGCAGGACGAAAGAAAACGCTAGAGCATTACACCGCCGATATAGTTTACAGCAAGGTAAAAGCAATTTACGACCACGCACTTGAGGCTAAATGAGGCGTTATCTGATTCCGGCTTTGGTAATAGTGGTTTTACTAAGCCTGATCGGGGTAGTAGTATATTTTACCGTTGCTCAACCAAAAGGTACTTCAACCACAATTTATACAGTTCGAAGCGGTACAATTACTGCCAGCGTTCGCGCTACCGGGCGAGTAGAATCCTCCCGTTCGCAACAACTTTCTTTTCGTAGCCAAGAAGTAATCCGTAAAATTTATGTGAAGCCCGGTGACATTGTTCCTATCGGTACGTTACTGGCAGAACTAGATACCACAAATCTGGAAAGAAGCTTGGCACGCGCCGAAGGAGATCGAGATATAGCGCGTTTCAACCTCAGTGCAGCCCAAGAACGTGCTAACAATTCGCCAAGCCCAACTCCCAATTCTACTCCCGAACCCCAATCTTATTCAGGTGGTTATGCCGCTGCTCGGCAAGCAGAATTGGCAGACCTTCAAGTTGCAACAGCCCGGCAGGCTTTGGAATCGGCGCGTCTCTATGCCCCTTTTGACGGCACTGTATTAACGGTCAACGCGCAAGAGGGGGAATCAGTAAGTGGCGCGCTCATTCAGTTTTCCGATTTGAAAGCCTTGCAGATACGCGCTGATATAGACGAACTAGACGTTCCCAATGTAGAAATCGGACAGCCTGTAATGATAAGTCTGGATGCTTTTCCCGGTAAAGCCTTTGAAGGTAGAGTTTCAAACATTGCGCCTATTTCCACACAGCGACAGGGTTCTTCTAGTTATTCTTCAATAATTTCTTTCAATCAAAAGCCTGATATTAAAATCCGGATTGGTATGGCATCCACCGTTACTATCACAAGCCTTAGCAAGAATGACGTTTTGCTGGTTCCTTCGCGAAGCCTAGAGTCAATTGGTCTCCAAAAGTATGTAAATTTAATCAAGCCTGATGGAAGCACTGAGAAAGTAGCAGTAGAAATTGGAGTAACTAATGGGACGGAAACTGAGATTGTGAAAGGTATCAGTGCAGGAGACAAAATAAGCGTATCAGTTCAAAAAGTGGGGGGCTAGGCAATATAATTTGTAATATGTGATTGACCAAGAATATTTCCCAGACCTAGATACCAAACGGAACTATAGGGGCTACAACCTTTTAGCTGTTACCAATAAGGTGAACCAGTGAAAATTAGGGGGAAATCGAAGAAACTCTCAGCAATTTTAGCCCAGAATAGATTGTTATATTCTTCCACTGCCCGTTTACGCTGGCAAGGGCTTTTGTTTAGCTTTCTTTCGGTGGCAGTCGCTACGCTCATTCTATTTCTTTTGAATGAAGCTCCCTATAATGTGAACATGGTTTTCATGTTCCTAACCCTCGTTTCGACTGTTTGGTTTGGATTAATGACCGGCTTCCTGACTGCGGTTCTCTCGTTTTTTTGCTTTGATTTCTTTTTTATCCCTCCTTTTTTTACTCTCGTTATTGACGCTTTGCAGGGCTGGACGGCGGTATTGCTTTTTTTTGGGACGGCTCTTTTCGCCAATCAAGTAGCCGGGCGTGCCAGAATTAGCAGTTTTCAGGCACAGCACCGTGCTATGGAAGCAACTGCTCTTTATGAACTCGGAACGGAAGTTTTGACTCGGATAGATCAACGAGAAATGCTGCTGGTAGTTTTGAGGAAAGTCAGCGAAGTGTTAGGCGCGCAACACTGCACGCTCTATCTACTAGATGAGGGGGTGGAAGGTAAATTACTGGAAAGCGCTATGATTGAGTTGCCCTCTTACCGCAATAGACCTCACCGCCACCCAGACCCGGCAATCGCCCAGACGGTTTTCCAACAGAACCGCGCGGTTTATTACCCGGCTCAGCACAATTTTCAACCGGATAGTTCCGGTCAAACTGCTAACAACTTAGTGGGCGAAACCGCTCCGGTAGCCTATTTGCCGCTCACCTATGGTTCTCAGGTAATGGGAGTAATGCTGACGGTAGGGCGAGATAGGGCGGATTATCCTAACTTTAGCATCGAAGAAAAGCGGTTGATTCAGGTATTTGCCAACCATGTAGCGCTAGCAGTAGAACATGCTCGTCTGATTCGCGAGTCGGCGCAAGTCGCTACCTTGCGCGACTCAGACCAGCTTAAATCTTCATTGCTGGCTTCAGTTTCTCACGAACTACGCACCCCCCTCACCTCAATTAAAACTGCCACCGCCAATCTTGGACTGTATGACGAGCCTCAACTAGGGACAGATTATCGGGAAACCTTGAATATTATTGAACAGGAAACCGAGCGGCTAGAGCGACTGGTGAATAATCTGCTTGACCTTTCTAAGATTGAAGCGCATGCTCTTAAACCAGATTTTGGCTGGTATTACCTACCTGAAATTGTCCAAAAGGTGTTGGAACGGCTGAACAAAAGCCCTCTACTAAAGAGTCATCCGGTCACTACCACTTTTGCGTCTGATTTACCCCTAGCGCATGTAGATTACTTGCAGATTGATCAGGCGCTTACTAACCTGATTGAGAACGCTGCTAAATACTCCGCTCCCAATCGCCCAATTACCATCGCAGTAGAGTTACAAACTTGTGCTGAGGTTAAACTACCGAGTGGGCAGACTCTTGATTCGGGCATTTCCAGTACGCAAGTATTACTGGTGAAAGTGTTGGATGAAGGAAGAGGGATACCACCGGGGGAACTCGAAAGGATTTTTGACAAGTTTTACCGGGTGCGTACCAACCAAAACGGTTTGGTTATGGATGTGCCGGGCACTGGAATCGGTTTGGCTATTACCAGAGGGATTATTGAAGCGCACGGTGGTAGAGTATGGGCGCAGAATCGTCTATTTGGTGGGTCAATTTTTAGTTTTGCTTTGCCGGTTGAACCCATCGCCGAAGATTTTGAGGAAGAACAGGATTATGGCTAAAAACCAATTTGATAGCATTTATAAACCGAAAATTCTTGTGGTTGATGATGAACCCGCCATCACTATCGGTCTAAAGCGACAACTTAGCAGTCAAGGCTATGAGGTCAGAACTGCCAGTGGTGGGGTACAAGCGTTAGAAGAGATTGAGCAGAATTCACCCGATTTGGTGATTCTAGATTTAATGATGCCCGACCTTGACGGCTTGCAAGTAACACGCGAAGTGCGCCGTCGCATCCTTAGCAATGTGCCGATAATTGTGCTTTCAGCACGAGGTGAATCTCGGCAGAAGGTTGAGGCTTTGGATTTGGGCGCAGACGATTATCTCACCAAACCCTTTGGGTTGGATGAATTGCTGGCGCGGGTGCGGGTAGCTTTGCGCCATCGCCAGCAAATTAGCAATCCAATGGTTTCAGCCTCACCCACAATTATCAGCGATGATTACCTTACCATCGATCTAGAAAAACATCTTGTGTATAAAGAAGGTCAGGAAATCAAGCTTACTCCTAAGCAATATGAAACCCTGAAATTTCTGGCTTTGAATCCTGACAAGCTGATTACTCACCAAATGTTGCTGCATCATGTATGGGGTCCTGAATACGGCAAGGAAACCCAATACCTCCACGTTTTAATCGGTCAATTGCGCCAGAAACTTGAACCAGACCCCGCTTCTCCGCGTTACATTCTGACCGAACCGGGCTTGGGTTATCGCTTTCGCCTTCTCGCTAGAAACGACAGCTAATATTTTTTAGAAAAATTTTAGTCCTGCACTGCCTCTTTTTAGTAATTCTTTAGAACTAATTGATAACCTGAGAATAGGATAGTCTGCATATAGCTCTGCACGAAGTGGCACAGAGTTATTGAAGGCTGAATTTATTAGCTTTGCCCTTCTTTAGGAGAATGAATCCATGTTAGACCTTTTATTTGTAGCAGTAGGGGTTTTGTTTTTCGTGGTAGCAATCCTCTATGTTTTTGGCTGTGATTGGTTAGTCAAGGAAGAAAAAACTAATTTGGGTGGTTATGTAAAAACTACTCTTGACAAGGCTGAGAATTAACGCTAATCGGAGGAAATTATGCCAATTGATATGCTTCTAGGCTTGATTGCGGGAATCTTGCTGCTGATTTACCTGACTTTTGCGCTGCTACAGGCAGAAAAATTTTAGCGAGGGATTAAGCCAATGACCGCGAATGGGTTGCTCCAAATTGCCCTTTACTTCTTGGTAATTCTATTGATTACCAAGCCGTTGGGGATTTATATGTTTCGGGTCTTTAGCGGGGAACGCACTTTCATGCACCGTGTTATAAGACCGCTTGAGGCGGGTATCTATAAAATAGCCCGCATTGACGAGAAAAAGGAGATGAACTGGATAGTTTATGCGATCGCTATGCTCTTGTTCAGTCTCGTTACTATGCTATTGACCTATCTGGTTTTGCGCCTTCAGGATGTTTTACCGCTCAATCAGACAATTGATGCCAGTGGCACAAAAGTTGGAAAAATGCCCGAAGCGTTGGCATTTAACACCGCTGCCAGCTTTACTACCAACACCAACTGGCAAAATTATGTGCCGGAGGCAGGTTCATATGCAGCTTCAGGGGCAGCCAGCGCGGGAAGTGGCGTTACCTATTTTACTCAGCTAACCCAATTGGCTTTCCACAACTTTGTATCAGCAGCGGTCGGTATCAGTATTGCGGTGGCGCTCATCCGAGGTTTGGTACGGAGGCAAGCCCGCGAATTGGGCAACTTCTGGGTGGACGTAGTTCGCGCAGTCCTGTATATATTGTTGCCCTTGTGTATATTAATTGCGCTCTTCTATGTGTGGCAGGGTGTGCCGATGAATTTTAACGATTATACCGTTGCTACCACAGTGGAAGGGCAACAACAAATAATCGCGCAAGGTCCGGTAGCAAGCCAAGAAGCCATCAAAATGCTTGGCACTAACGGTGGCGGTTTTTTTAACGCCAACTCCGCCCATCCTTTTGAGAACCCTACCCCCTTTACCAATTTCATCCAAATGCTTTCGATATTTGCCATCGGGATGGGCTTACTCTACGCCTTTGGACGTTGGGCAGGTAACACCAAACAAGGTTGGGTGCTGGTGGGAGCTTCCATGTTTTTGTTTGGTCTAGGCTTGTTTGTGTGTTATGTGAGCGAAGCGCAAGGCAATCCGATTGTGGCAACACAAGGCGTAAACCAATCTGTAGCCGATACTAACCCCGGCGGGAATATGGAAGGCAAGGAAATACGCTTTGGTATTGTAGACTCGGCGTTATTTACCACCATTACTACCGATGCCAGTTGCGGAGCAGTTAATAGCTTCCTCGATAGCTATACTCCGCTTGGTGGGCTTGTACCCCTGACAAATATTGCCTTGGGTGAAATAGTAGTAGGCGGTGTAGGCGCAGGTTTCTACGGGAAGATTGTCTTTGTAATACTGGCGGTCTTTATCGCCGGACTGATGGTAGGGCGTACTCCCGAATATCTTGGCAAGAAAATAGAAGCCCGTGAGATGAAAATGGTAATGCTGGTGGTGCTGATTTTACCCCTAAGTATTCTGGGCTTCAGTATGGTAGCTTCGATTAATAACGTGGCGCAAAACAGCATTGCTAATCCCGGGCCGCATGGTCTGACCGAAATGCTTTACCTGTTTACCAGTTCTACTGGGAATAACGGCAGCGCCTTCGCGGGAATAACAGGAAATACCGATTTTTACAATATTACCGGCTCTGCCGCCATGTTAATCGGTCGCTTCCTAATGATAGTACCAATCCTAGCTCTGGCAGGGGCGATGGCACGTAAGAGAACTGTTCCTGCTAGCGTGGGTACCTTCCCCACTACCGGACCATTATTCGCCGGATTGCTGATAGGTGTAATCCTGATTGTAGGGGCGTTAACCTATTTTCCGGCTTACTCGCTTGGACCGTTGGTTGAACAGTTCTTTATGAATGCCGGAAAAGTGTTCCAGCTTAGCTAGGGTTTCAGGAGATTTCAAATGAGTGAGTATAATTTAAATATAAGTACTGGTAGTCTTGAACCTGCATCCCCGGCGTCACAAGTGCCTGCCACTCTACCGAATATTCCGGGAAAGCCGCATCGTCCGCGCCGTTCCAGTAGCCTGCTTGACCCTAAGATAATTCGGCAGGCGCTTCTTCCCGCTTTTACCAAACTCGATCCGAGGGTTCAATTTCGTAACCCGGTGATGTTAGTGGTAGAGGTAGGCAGCCTTATCACCACGATTGCGTTTATCGCCAGTTTCTTCGATGGGGCAAGCCAGAAAGACCAATTTTTCGTGGGCTTTACCAGTCTATGGCTTTGGTTCACCGTTATATTTGCTAACTTCGCCGAGGCAATGGCAGAAGGGCGAGGTAAAGCCCAAGCCGATACGCTGCGCCGAACTAAAACCGAAACTTCCGCGAAATTGATCACCACCGACAAGCCGGGTACGTCTGAGGTTGTTACCGCTCAGGTGGCTGCTCCTCAGTTAAAAAAGGGGGATGTGGTGCTGGTGGTAGCGGGAGAAGTAATACCGGGAGATGGTGAGGTAATCGAGGGCATCGCCAGCGTGGATGAGAGTGCCATCACGGGTGAGAGTGCGCCAGTAATACGCGAAAGCGGCGGTGATCGTTCGGCGGTTACAGGCGGTACCAAAGTGCTATCGGATTGGGTCAAGGTTAGAATCACTTCTAATCCCGGCGAAAGCTTTCTTGATCGTATGATTAGCCTCGTTGAAGGGGCTAACCGTCAGAAAACCCCTAACGAAATCGCCTTAAACATTCTCATTGCGGGTTTGACCATCGTTTTTATGCTGGTGATTATCAGCCTGCAACCCTTCGCCATTTATAGCGGTGCGCCACAGTCCCTTACCATTTTGGTAGCGTTGCTGGTTTGCCTGAT
This window contains:
- a CDS encoding response regulator transcription factor, yielding MAKNQFDSIYKPKILVVDDEPAITIGLKRQLSSQGYEVRTASGGVQALEEIEQNSPDLVILDLMMPDLDGLQVTREVRRRILSNVPIIVLSARGESRQKVEALDLGADDYLTKPFGLDELLARVRVALRHRQQISNPMVSASPTIISDDYLTIDLEKHLVYKEGQEIKLTPKQYETLKFLALNPDKLITHQMLLHHVWGPEYGKETQYLHVLIGQLRQKLEPDPASPRYILTEPGLGYRFRLLARNDS
- a CDS encoding TlpA family protein disulfide reductase translates to MANTVEKDKKEQATTTVRPRSSRPDSTGARLARFALGSIFGLAFLLGCYIMLATALRGPDTITMDGVTQKAGLIPNQKLPTEELKENDIAPDFALSQLGGNPVQLSKFRGKVVFVNFWASWCIPCQDEMKDINDFYKLHKNDSSVAVLTVNQKEDDSTIKSFFKDNGGVTVPVLLDKNSEVAGGYFVTKFPESYFLDKNGKIVAIKRGQLSAAEIKDFYQKALASGI
- a CDS encoding efflux RND transporter periplasmic adaptor subunit; its protein translation is MRRYLIPALVIVVLLSLIGVVVYFTVAQPKGTSTTIYTVRSGTITASVRATGRVESSRSQQLSFRSQEVIRKIYVKPGDIVPIGTLLAELDTTNLERSLARAEGDRDIARFNLSAAQERANNSPSPTPNSTPEPQSYSGGYAAARQAELADLQVATARQALESARLYAPFDGTVLTVNAQEGESVSGALIQFSDLKALQIRADIDELDVPNVEIGQPVMISLDAFPGKAFEGRVSNIAPISTQRQGSSSYSSIISFNQKPDIKIRIGMASTVTITSLSKNDVLLVPSRSLESIGLQKYVNLIKPDGSTEKVAVEIGVTNGTETEIVKGISAGDKISVSVQKVGG
- a CDS encoding DUF2085 domain-containing protein gives rise to the protein MPASQFQNRQNNIKPDPEKLAYIQDDIPEWRQHLSENTINGFTGFLRFMSQRWLTVLNTFNIGMVGLALAVPLAEQQGWRWLSVPVNGLCNLLCVQEPSHSFFIEGHQMGLCQRCLAIYALLGLTGLLFHIIRNRLQPLKLWQYGIFSLPMLIDAFTQLFGWRQSAWELRLLTGGLFAIGTVWYIYPQIEIGMRRMKARFNARLLETRA
- a CDS encoding glycosyltransferase family 4 protein, which produces MRYLHVLPRYYPFIGGSEVYIQQIVERLVEREPSAEVSIYTTDAWDLEHFWSSGKRTIGRPSHEVINGVEVERFKVRRVPIISPLFFPVWRRLLTMLSASPIPSGVAVPLLQQACRMTPLIPSLGHALRQANYDLVHAVNAPFDSIIYDSWQNVKRTGAAFVFTPHVHLGEPKNPQVRKYYTMRHQMHWMNQADAVITMTFLERDYVVSLGVPGEKVHIVGPGIEPTTIMGGNGQAFRQKHSIETPIVFYQGTAAFDKGTVHLVQAMQLLWKEKKTEATLVIAGPVMSHFQKFYDELSTEDKARTKVLGFISPEEKRDLFAAGDVFAMPSRTDSFGIVYLEAWLNGKPVVGAAAGGVPGLVSHQQDGLLEEFGDIPAIANSILTLLEDSSLAAKLAAAGRKKTLEHYTADIVYSKVKAIYDHALEAK
- the kdpA gene encoding potassium-transporting ATPase subunit KdpA, whose product is MTANGLLQIALYFLVILLITKPLGIYMFRVFSGERTFMHRVIRPLEAGIYKIARIDEKKEMNWIVYAIAMLLFSLVTMLLTYLVLRLQDVLPLNQTIDASGTKVGKMPEALAFNTAASFTTNTNWQNYVPEAGSYAASGAASAGSGVTYFTQLTQLAFHNFVSAAVGISIAVALIRGLVRRQARELGNFWVDVVRAVLYILLPLCILIALFYVWQGVPMNFNDYTVATTVEGQQQIIAQGPVASQEAIKMLGTNGGGFFNANSAHPFENPTPFTNFIQMLSIFAIGMGLLYAFGRWAGNTKQGWVLVGASMFLFGLGLFVCYVSEAQGNPIVATQGVNQSVADTNPGGNMEGKEIRFGIVDSALFTTITTDASCGAVNSFLDSYTPLGGLVPLTNIALGEIVVGGVGAGFYGKIVFVILAVFIAGLMVGRTPEYLGKKIEAREMKMVMLVVLILPLSILGFSMVASINNVAQNSIANPGPHGLTEMLYLFTSSTGNNGSAFAGITGNTDFYNITGSAAMLIGRFLMIVPILALAGAMARKRTVPASVGTFPTTGPLFAGLLIGVILIVGALTYFPAYSLGPLVEQFFMNAGKVFQLS
- a CDS encoding ATP-binding protein, whose protein sequence is MKIRGKSKKLSAILAQNRLLYSSTARLRWQGLLFSFLSVAVATLILFLLNEAPYNVNMVFMFLTLVSTVWFGLMTGFLTAVLSFFCFDFFFIPPFFTLVIDALQGWTAVLLFFGTALFANQVAGRARISSFQAQHRAMEATALYELGTEVLTRIDQREMLLVVLRKVSEVLGAQHCTLYLLDEGVEGKLLESAMIELPSYRNRPHRHPDPAIAQTVFQQNRAVYYPAQHNFQPDSSGQTANNLVGETAPVAYLPLTYGSQVMGVMLTVGRDRADYPNFSIEEKRLIQVFANHVALAVEHARLIRESAQVATLRDSDQLKSSLLASVSHELRTPLTSIKTATANLGLYDEPQLGTDYRETLNIIEQETERLERLVNNLLDLSKIEAHALKPDFGWYYLPEIVQKVLERLNKSPLLKSHPVTTTFASDLPLAHVDYLQIDQALTNLIENAAKYSAPNRPITIAVELQTCAEVKLPSGQTLDSGISSTQVLLVKVLDEGRGIPPGELERIFDKFYRVRTNQNGLVMDVPGTGIGLAITRGIIEAHGGRVWAQNRLFGGSIFSFALPVEPIAEDFEEEQDYG
- a CDS encoding potassium-transporting ATPase subunit F, with protein sequence MPIDMLLGLIAGILLLIYLTFALLQAEKF